In a genomic window of Acropora muricata isolate sample 2 chromosome 2, ASM3666990v1, whole genome shotgun sequence:
- the LOC136905378 gene encoding alpha-1A adrenergic receptor-like, giving the protein MMNSMNNTDFPTNYSIDASKAKTDGGHQECYLLSLGNIYGMMAVNISSAVIGTIGNLLLICSVSKNLNLQTISNFFLVSMAVADLLVTALGQPLFSIFLGFQIDGQCRETVLQLFRLVANMSCSASVLHLCLISIDRCLVILHSHEKSLRTKTRLKLSILLAWVFPIVYGILRLTINKKGTSHFTVISVGICYIAIILCYALIIVKIKKQISDQAIERRLAATMALVVVVFTICWFPLLYLRSAFAEENYGVAYDWARTLALSNSSMNPWIYCFRIAEFPEAYRRLLRCKCSEETDEAPQNQHREMSTAVTRASDLELSQQKTASATTTDEAV; this is encoded by the coding sequence ATGATGAATTCCATGAACAATACAGATTTTCCAACGAACTATTCAATCGATGCATCGAAAGCCAAGACGGATGGTGGTCATCAGGAATGCTACTTGCTGTCTTTAGGTAATATCTATGGAATGATGGCCGTAAATATCTCTTCAGCCGTGATTGGCACGATAGGAAACTTGTTGCTCATTTGCTCCGTTTCCAAGAACCTCAATCTTCAAAcaatttcaaacttttttctGGTAAGCATGGCAGTAGCCGATCTGTTAGTCACAGCGCTGGGACAgcctttgttttcaatcttTCTTGGCTTCCAAATCGACGGCCAATGCAGAGAAACCGTATTGCAATTATTCCGCCTTGTTGCCAACATGTCGTGTTCGGCGTCAGTGCTTCACTTATGCCTTATCAGCATCGACCGTTGCTTGGTTATTCTCCACTCTCACGAGAAATCTCTTCGTACCAAGACCCGCCTCAAGTTATCTATCCTCTTGGCTTGGGTATTTCCTATTGTCTATGGGATACTTCGCCTAACCATTAACAAAAAAGGAACATCCCATTTTACAGTCATTTCTGTGGGCATTTGCTACATTGCTATAATATTATGCTATGCCTTAATCATCGtcaaaatcaagaaacaaaTATCAGACCAAGCGATTGAACGGCGTTTGGCGGCAACCATGGCTTTAGTTGTTGTGGTTTTCACGATTTGTTGGTTTCCTCTCTTATATTTGCGCTCCGCGTTCGCTGAGGAAAACTATGGCGTAGCGTATGACTGGGCTCGTACTCTTGCCCTAAGCAATTCATCAATGAATCCGTGGATTTATTGCTTTAGGATTGCCGAGTTCCCAGAAGCTTACAGAAGGCTATTACGATGCAAATGTAGCGAGGAGACAGACGAAGCGCCGCAAAATCAACACCGCGAAATGAGTACTGCCGTTACACGAGCGAGCGATTTGGAACTTAGTCAACAGAAAACTGCAAGCGCGACAACCACAGATGAAGCGgtgtaa
- the LOC136905334 gene encoding alpha-1A adrenergic receptor-like — translation MDVSSSNSSEAFPNVASQICHLLPAGHIYGMMAVNILSTIAGTIGNLLVIGTVPLNFNLQTISNFWLVSMAVADLFVTALGQPLFTVYLGLQLGGECYHVVSQVFRLIANMSCSASVLHLCFISVDRCLVILRPHDFRSIRTKARFRMALAVSWALPVVYGILRLTVSKKATSYFTVIAVGLCYITIILCYALIIFKVRRQGATSVKRLRCNSTERRIALERLVERRVTGTIGIVVVIFTVCWVPLLYLRSAFAAANSGLSYEWARTLALSNSSMNPWIYCFRISEFRKAYNKLLRCQWKPACNKNKSSVKNSQPTNTANSSELETTQHVPDAV, via the coding sequence ATGGACGTTAGTTCAAGCAATTCATCCGAGGCGTTCCCAAACGTGGCTTCACAAATATGCCATCTCCTGCCCGCGGGACATATCTACGGCATGATGGCAGTTAATATCTTGTCCACCATTGCGGGAACAATTGGAAATTTGCTGGTCATCGGAACGGTTCCCTTGAATTTCAACCTACAAACGATCTCTAACTTTTGGCTCGTTAGCATGGCAGTAGCTGATTTATTTGTGACAGCCTTGGGTCAGCCCCTATTCACAGTCTACCTGGGTCTTCAACTCGGCGGTGAGTGCTACCACGTTGTTTCGCAAGTGTTCCGTTTGATCGCCAATATGTCGTGTTCGGCCTCTGTTCTTCATTTATgtttcattagtgttgatcgTTGCCTAGTCATTCTCCGTCCACATGATTTCCGTTCAATTCGCACCAAAGCGCGCTTCAGGATGGCGCTGGCCGTTTCATGGGCACTTCCAGTCGTGTATGGTATTCTACGCTTGACTGTCAGCAAAAAAGCCACATCTTATTTTACAGTCATAGCCGTGGGATTGTGTTACATTACTATCATCTTATGCTACGCTTTAATCATCTTCAAAGTAAGGAGACAGGGCGCTACAAGCGTCAAGCGGCTTCGATGCAATTCTACTGAACGAAGAATTGCGTTGGAACGCCTTGTGGAACGTCGAGTTACGGGAACAATAGGTATTGTTGTGGTGATTTTTACGGTTTGCTGGGTACCGCTCTTGTATTTGCGTTCGGCGTTTGCTGCAGCGAACTCTGGTCTCTCTTACGAATGGGCCAGGACTCTTGCCTTGAGCAATTCGTCAATGAACCCGTGGATATATTGTTTCCGAATTTCCGAGTTTCGCAAAGCTTACAATAAACTTCTGAGATGTCAATGGAAACCTGCATGCAACAAGAACAAAAGCTCTGTCAAAAACTCCCAACCCACTAACACCGCGAATTCGAGCGAGCTGGAAACCACTCAACATGTCCCAGACGCTGTATAG
- the LOC136905447 gene encoding histamine H2 receptor-like — MGFSRNHSIGTMSSEERCHFLPLGHLYGMLLVNILSTVVGTIGNVLVIGTVRTNFALQIISNFWLVSMAVADLFVTAIGQPLFVIYLGLQLVGECNIVVSQIFRLIANMSCSASVLHLCLISIDRCLVILRPHDFRKIRTRKRFRIALVIAWILPVMYGVLRLTVTKSATSLFTVIAVALCFLIIIICYTLIILKVRKQGSATLNRVRSSTGRPVASEHMVERRVTVTIAIVVVIFTVCWFPLLYLRSAYAEENFGVAYNWARTLAMSNSSMNPWIYCFRIVEFREAYNRLMRCQWKPACRGGAGGEPKEATTGTHSSDLETTTNGGPCAV, encoded by the coding sequence ATGGGTTTTTCTCGTAACCACTCCATCGGAACAATGTCAAGCGAGGAACGGTGTCATTTCTTGCCTTTGGGACATCTGTATGGAATGCTGTTGGTGAATATTCTCTCTACGGTTGTTGGAACTATCGGTAATGTGTTGGTGATCGGGACAGTGCGCACAAATTTCGCTCTGCAAATTATTTCGAACTTTTGGCTGGTCAGCATGGCTGTTGCTGATCTTTTTGTAACGGCCATCGGTCAGCCACTTTTCGTCATATACCTGGGGCTACAACTCGTTGGCGAGTGCAACATTGTTGTATCGCAGATTTTTCGCCTGATCGCTAACATGTCTTGTTCAGCGTCCGTCCTTCACCTCTGCCTTATCAGTATTGATCGCTGTTTGGTTATTTTGCGCCCGCACGATTTCAGAAAAATTCGGACAAGAAAGCGCTTCCGAATCGCCCTGGTCATAGCTTGGATTCTGCCGGTCATGTACGGGGTTCTTCGCCTTACAGTTACCAAGTCTGCAACCTCGTTATTTACAGTAATTGCCGTTGCCCTGTGCTTCCTAATTATTATCATATGCTACACTTTAATTATCCTTAAAGTAAGAAAGCAGGGATCGGCGACTCTCAATCGGGTTCGTAGCTCCACAGGGAGGCCCGTTGCTTCTGAACATATGGTGGAGCGCCGCGTCACGGTAACGATCGCCATTGTTGTTGTAATTTTCACGGTTTGTTGGTTTCCTCTGTTGTACCTGCGTTCCGCGTACGCCGAGGAAAACTTTGGCGTTGCTTACAACTGGGCCCGCACTCTTGCCATGAGCAATTCTTCAATGAATCCGTGGATTTATTGCTTTAGAATTGTGGAATTCCGAGAAGCTTACAATAGACTTATGAGGTGTCAATGGAAGCCAGCGTGTAGGGGCGGAGCAGGAGGAGAACCAAAAGAGGCCACCACTGGCACTCATTCAAGCGATCTGGAGACAACGACAAACGGTGGACCTTGTGCCGTTTAA